A genomic window from Punica granatum isolate Tunisia-2019 chromosome 2, ASM765513v2, whole genome shotgun sequence includes:
- the LOC116195643 gene encoding uncharacterized protein LOC116195643 isoform X1, giving the protein MAEVEQPAGEWRLRGGQYLGEISALCFLHLPSHSPVSSLPLLLSGSGSQMFVHSIESGELIRSFHVFEGIRVHGITCSSFWFAEGSPSSALVYNVAVYGERRVKLFNLTIREEDSLCVELRLLQSLPKFGHWVLDVCFLKGEDTTSVDDSGLVAVGCSDNTLSLWDATNSSMILQVHSSESSLLYSMRLWGDNLEDLRIASGTIYNEIIVWRVVARPDPWSLTSPTGESISRYDQHYFPPYEALPMCRLVGHEGSIFRIAWSSDGSKLVSVSDDRSARIWQVHSEANCSDNIGQISFLFGHNARVWDCVISKNLIITASEDCSCRLWGLDGKQLKVIKEHIGRGIWRCLFDPNSSVLITGGFDSGIKVYQLNSLLAQDPHRCFGAHAVSDRTELFAVRIPNSSESLGLMDSKSEYVRGLRFSSEDTLYVATNRGYLYHTKLPKFGDVTWTQLAHVSPELPIVCIDLLSQSPSIISGGNEDWLATGDGKGRATVVKVLNHADSPRVDSTFSWSAEKDRQLLGIYWCRSLGHRFIFTADPTGVIKLWRLDIAVSFVPCDTGESTHVSLLAEFASHLGNRIICLDASPQEEVLICGDLRGNLVMFPLLKDQLLNVSVASQATISPMNHFKGAHGISTVSSITVSGCSPNHIEICSTGADGCMCHLEYDRNLQIVKFVGMKQVKELSLIESVSVDKNLGSSEYAAGFASTDFIIWNLATETKVLQVPCGGWRRPHSYYFGDVPDTKNCFAYVKDEIIHIHRLWKSESGESILPRNLHLQFHGRELHSLCFMRQNPQVEANERSSWLVTGCEDGTVRLTRYDPFVENWSSSKLLGEHVGGSAVRSICCVSRTHRVNTLAGGYKENLTKNVEAFTEAGDDPVLLISVGAKRVLTSWLLRKWNPREEESLVDHQQQKKTDNGSAGSSSMSFQWLSTDMPVRNSVPPKKSEKIDRFVKGRKNGSTENVDAKVKLPTEGSLGDKYEDDWRYLAVTAFLVKYTGSRLTVCFTAVACSDATLTLRALVLPYCLWFDVAMLVPLSSPVLSLQHAIVPAASLPGQKTPMRNLYVVISGATDGSIAFWDLTGSIEAFMDRLSTLHLENLIDCQKRPRTGRGSQGGRWWRSLNSRFPKKAPRKDSETAKSQEAANGNVLDDASCRSSLFDDSSCCTSEASKAESPKLEKKSADNSVVEISEISPLYILNSVHQSGVNCLHVSEAKHGQCSDGGSMYCIVSGGDDQALHCLTFEVLPQSSTPDPEISTVKYEYSHDFLPHGKHCVIKLICRDNIASGHSSAVKGVWTDGTWVLSTGLDQRVRCWILSETGKVTEHSHLIISVPEPEALDVRACGRDRYQIAVAGRGMQMIDFSAEMQKTE; this is encoded by the exons ATGGCGGAAGTTGAGCAGCCGGCGGGCGAATGGCGGCTGCGGGGCGGCCAATACCTTGGCGAAATCTCCGCTCTCTGCTTCCTCCACCTGCCCTCTCACTCTCCTGTCTCCTCTCTCCCGCTCCTCCTCTCCG GCTCTGGCTCGCAGATGTTTGTGCACAGCATTGAGTCCGGCGAGTTGATTCGATCATTCCATGTGTTCGAAGGGATTCGTGTTCATGGAATCACTTGCAGCTCCTTTTGGTTCGCGGAAGGATCCCCAAGCTCTGCTTTGGTTTATAATGTTGCTGTTTACGGGGAAAGGAGAGTGAAGCTGTTCAATTTAACCATCCGAGAAGAGGACAGCTTGTGCGTGGAGCTGAGGTTGCTCCAGTCGCTGCCGAAGTTCGGTCACTGGGTCCTGGACGTTTGCTTCTTGAAG GGTGAAGATACGACTTCAGTTGACGATAGCGGCCTTGTTGCTGTAGGATGTAGTGACAATACCCTAAGTCTGTGGGACGCCACTAATTCGAGCATGATTCTCCAAGTTCATTCTTCTG AGAGTTCCCTTCTGTATTCAATGCGTCTGTGGGGTGACAATCTTGAAGATCTTCGAATTGCATCTGGAACAATCTATAATGAG ATCATTGTTTGGAGAGTGGTCGCTCGTCCTGATCCATGGTCTTTGACTAGTCCCACGGGAGAAAGTATTTCCAGATATGACCAGCACTATTTTCCACCTTATGAAGCTCTCCCCATGTGTAGACTTGTCGGACATGAAGGTTCAATTTTTCGAATAGCATGGTCCTCTGATGGGTCCAAATTGGTCTCTGTTTCTGATGATCGTAG TGCGCGTATATGGCAAGTTCATTCTGAAGCGAACTGTTCTGATAATattgggcaaatcagctttctttttggccACAATGCTCGAGTTTGGGATTGTGTCATTTCTAAAAAT CTGATCATTACAGCCAGTGAAGATTGCTCCTGTCGTTTGTGGGGGCTTGATGGTAAACAGCTTAAGGTGATCAAGGAACACAT AGGAAGGGGTATATGGAGATGCCTATTTGATCCAAACTCATCAGTCCTCATTACTGGTGGTTTTGACTCTGGAATTAAAGTGTATCAGCTGAATTCCCTTTTAGCTCAAGATCCACATCGGTGTTTTGGTGCACATGCAGTCTCAGACAGGACCGAGCTTTTTGCTGTTCGTATTCCCAATTCATCAGAAAGTTTGGGACTTATGGACAG TAAAAGTGAATATGTGCGCGGCTTACGTTTTTCAAGTGAAGACACCCTTTATGTTGCAACAAATCGTGGTTATCTTTACCACACTAAATTGCCTAAATTTGGTGATGTGACATGGACCCAACTTGCTCATGTCAGTCCTGAGTTGCCTATTGTTTGCATTGATCTGTTGTCCCAGAGTCCATCTATCATTTCTGGTGGAAATGAGGATTGGCTTGCTACTGGCGATGGAAAAGGCCGTGCAACAGTTGTTAAAGTTCTGAATCATGCAGATTCTCCAAGAGTGGACTCCACTTTCTCTTGGTCAGCTGAGAAGGATCGACAGCTTCTTGGAATCTACTGGTGCAGATCCTTGGGACATAG GTTCATCTTCACAGCTGACCCTACAGGAGTTATAAAGCTCTGGAGGTTGGATATTGCCGTGTCATTTGTTCCTTGTGATACTGGGGAAAGTACCCATGTATCTCTATTAGCAGAATTTGCATCTCATCTTGGAAATCGAATTATTTGTCTGGATGCATCACCTCAGGAAGAG GTGCTAATTTGTGGAGATCTTCGAGGAAACTTGGTCATGTTTCCTCTCTTAAAGGACCAGTTACTGAACGTATCTGTGGCATCACAAGCAACGATATCTCCAATGAACCATTTCAAAGGAGCCCATGGGATATCAACAGTGTCTAGTATTACAGTTTCTGGATGTAGTCCAAATCACATAGAGATATGCTCG ACCGGAGCTGATGGGTGTATGTGCCATCTGGAGTATGACAGAAATCTACAAATTGTAAAATTTGTAGGGATGAAACAAGTGAAAGAACTGAGCTTGATTGAATCTGTTTCTGTGGATAAAAATCTTGGGAGCAGCGAGTATGCAGCTGGATTTGCATCTACAGATTTCATAATATGGAACTTAGCGACTGAGACTAAG GTTCTGCAAGTCCCATGTGGTGGATGGAGGCGACCGCATTCTTACTACTTTGGTGATGTTCCTGATACGAAGAACTGCTTTGCTTATGTCAAG GATGAGATTATTCATATTCATCGACTTTGGAAATCGGAAAGTGGGGAGAGTATACTCCCTCGGAATCTGCACCTGCAATTCCATGGGAGAGAACTGCATTCCTTGTGCTTCATGCGTCAAAATCCCCAAGTTGAAGCAAACGAGAGATCCAGTTGGCTTGTGACTGGTTGTGAGGATGGAACAGTGAGACTGACTCG GTATGATCCATTTGTAGAGAACTGGTCCTCATCCAAATTACTTGGCGAGCATGTTGGTGGATCGGCTGTTAGATCAATATGCTGCGTGTCGAGGACTCACAGAGTCAACACATTGGCGGGTGGCTACAAAGAGAATCTGACCAAGAATGTAGAAGCTTTCACAGAGGCTGGAGATGATCCAGTTTTGCTTATTTCAGTCGGTGCTAAACGAGTTCTAACTTCTTGGCTGCTGAGAAAATGGAATCCACGTGAAGAGGAATCACTTGTTGATCATCAACAACAGAAGAAGACTGATAATGGCTCAGCTGGATCTTCTTCAATGTCATTCCAATGGCTGTCCACTGATATGCCAGTCAGGAACTCAGTGCCACccaaaaaatcagaaaaaattGATAGATTTGTCAAGGGAAGGAAAAATGGGAGTACTGAAAATGTGGATGCTAAAGTGAAACTGCCTACGGAAGGAAGTCTTGGGGATAAATATGAAGATGACTGGAGATATCTTGCAGTCACCGCTTTTCTTGTAAAATATACTGGTTCTAG gTTAACAGTCTGCTTCACTGCTGTTGCTTGTTCAGATGCCACTCTCACACTCAGAGCTCTTGTCTTGCCCTATTGTTTGTG GTTTGATGTTGCTATGTTGGTCCCTCTGTCCTCGCCAGTCTTATCTCTTCAACACGCCATTGTTCCTGCGGCCTCCCTTCCAGGAC AGAAAACGCCGATGAGGAATTTATACGTTGTCATTAGTGGAGCTACAGATGGAAGTATTGCCTTTTGGGATCTGACTGGAAGCATTGAAGCTTTTATGGATAGGCTCTCTACTCTCCATTTGGAAAATCTGATTGACTGCCAAAAACGCCCTCGAACAGGGCGGGGAAGCCAGGGAGGAAGATGGTGGAGATCTCTGAATTCTCGATTTCCCAAGAAAGCACCCAGAAAAGATTCTGAGACTGCCAAATCTCAAGAAGCAGCTAATGGAAATGTGTTGGATGATGCTTCTTGTCGTTCATCTTTATTTGATGATTCCAGTTGCTGTACATCTGAAGCAAGTAAAGCTGAATCCCCCAAGTTGGAAAAGAAATCAGCAGATAATTCCGTTGTTGAGATCTCTGAAATAAGTCCATTGTACATTCTCAACAGCGTTCATCAATCTGGCGTTAATTGTCTGCATGTGTCGGAGGCAAAACATGGTCAATGTTCTGATGGTGGTTCCATGTACTGTATTGTAAGTGGGGGGGATGACCAAGCACTTCATTGCCTTACATTTGAGGTCTTACCTCAATCTTCAACCCCAGATCCAGAGATTTCAACCGTTAAATATGAATATTCGCATGATTTTCTTCCTCATGGAAAGCATTGTGTGATCAAATTAATCTGTCGGGACAATATTGCCTCGGGCCACAGCTCTGCTGTAAAAG GTGTTTGGACTGATGGCACTTGGGTGCTTTCTACTGGTCTCGATCAGCGCGTTCGATGCTGGATCCTCAGTGAAACTGGTAAAGTAACAGAGCATTCTCATCTGATCATTAGTGTTCCAGAGCCTGAAGCTTTGGATGTGAGAGCTTGTGGTCG GGACAGGTATCAGATAGCAGTAGCTGGGAGAGGGATGCAAATGATTGACTTCTCGGCCGAGATGCAGAAAACAGAATGA
- the LOC116195643 gene encoding uncharacterized protein LOC116195643 isoform X2, which translates to MILQVHSSESSLLYSMRLWGDNLEDLRIASGTIYNEIIVWRVVARPDPWSLTSPTGESISRYDQHYFPPYEALPMCRLVGHEGSIFRIAWSSDGSKLVSVSDDRSARIWQVHSEANCSDNIGQISFLFGHNARVWDCVISKNLIITASEDCSCRLWGLDGKQLKVIKEHIGRGIWRCLFDPNSSVLITGGFDSGIKVYQLNSLLAQDPHRCFGAHAVSDRTELFAVRIPNSSESLGLMDSKSEYVRGLRFSSEDTLYVATNRGYLYHTKLPKFGDVTWTQLAHVSPELPIVCIDLLSQSPSIISGGNEDWLATGDGKGRATVVKVLNHADSPRVDSTFSWSAEKDRQLLGIYWCRSLGHRFIFTADPTGVIKLWRLDIAVSFVPCDTGESTHVSLLAEFASHLGNRIICLDASPQEEVLICGDLRGNLVMFPLLKDQLLNVSVASQATISPMNHFKGAHGISTVSSITVSGCSPNHIEICSTGADGCMCHLEYDRNLQIVKFVGMKQVKELSLIESVSVDKNLGSSEYAAGFASTDFIIWNLATETKVLQVPCGGWRRPHSYYFGDVPDTKNCFAYVKDEIIHIHRLWKSESGESILPRNLHLQFHGRELHSLCFMRQNPQVEANERSSWLVTGCEDGTVRLTRYDPFVENWSSSKLLGEHVGGSAVRSICCVSRTHRVNTLAGGYKENLTKNVEAFTEAGDDPVLLISVGAKRVLTSWLLRKWNPREEESLVDHQQQKKTDNGSAGSSSMSFQWLSTDMPVRNSVPPKKSEKIDRFVKGRKNGSTENVDAKVKLPTEGSLGDKYEDDWRYLAVTAFLVKYTGSRLTVCFTAVACSDATLTLRALVLPYCLWFDVAMLVPLSSPVLSLQHAIVPAASLPGQKTPMRNLYVVISGATDGSIAFWDLTGSIEAFMDRLSTLHLENLIDCQKRPRTGRGSQGGRWWRSLNSRFPKKAPRKDSETAKSQEAANGNVLDDASCRSSLFDDSSCCTSEASKAESPKLEKKSADNSVVEISEISPLYILNSVHQSGVNCLHVSEAKHGQCSDGGSMYCIVSGGDDQALHCLTFEVLPQSSTPDPEISTVKYEYSHDFLPHGKHCVIKLICRDNIASGHSSAVKGVWTDGTWVLSTGLDQRVRCWILSETGKVTEHSHLIISVPEPEALDVRACGRDRYQIAVAGRGMQMIDFSAEMQKTE; encoded by the exons ATGATTCTCCAAGTTCATTCTTCTG AGAGTTCCCTTCTGTATTCAATGCGTCTGTGGGGTGACAATCTTGAAGATCTTCGAATTGCATCTGGAACAATCTATAATGAG ATCATTGTTTGGAGAGTGGTCGCTCGTCCTGATCCATGGTCTTTGACTAGTCCCACGGGAGAAAGTATTTCCAGATATGACCAGCACTATTTTCCACCTTATGAAGCTCTCCCCATGTGTAGACTTGTCGGACATGAAGGTTCAATTTTTCGAATAGCATGGTCCTCTGATGGGTCCAAATTGGTCTCTGTTTCTGATGATCGTAG TGCGCGTATATGGCAAGTTCATTCTGAAGCGAACTGTTCTGATAATattgggcaaatcagctttctttttggccACAATGCTCGAGTTTGGGATTGTGTCATTTCTAAAAAT CTGATCATTACAGCCAGTGAAGATTGCTCCTGTCGTTTGTGGGGGCTTGATGGTAAACAGCTTAAGGTGATCAAGGAACACAT AGGAAGGGGTATATGGAGATGCCTATTTGATCCAAACTCATCAGTCCTCATTACTGGTGGTTTTGACTCTGGAATTAAAGTGTATCAGCTGAATTCCCTTTTAGCTCAAGATCCACATCGGTGTTTTGGTGCACATGCAGTCTCAGACAGGACCGAGCTTTTTGCTGTTCGTATTCCCAATTCATCAGAAAGTTTGGGACTTATGGACAG TAAAAGTGAATATGTGCGCGGCTTACGTTTTTCAAGTGAAGACACCCTTTATGTTGCAACAAATCGTGGTTATCTTTACCACACTAAATTGCCTAAATTTGGTGATGTGACATGGACCCAACTTGCTCATGTCAGTCCTGAGTTGCCTATTGTTTGCATTGATCTGTTGTCCCAGAGTCCATCTATCATTTCTGGTGGAAATGAGGATTGGCTTGCTACTGGCGATGGAAAAGGCCGTGCAACAGTTGTTAAAGTTCTGAATCATGCAGATTCTCCAAGAGTGGACTCCACTTTCTCTTGGTCAGCTGAGAAGGATCGACAGCTTCTTGGAATCTACTGGTGCAGATCCTTGGGACATAG GTTCATCTTCACAGCTGACCCTACAGGAGTTATAAAGCTCTGGAGGTTGGATATTGCCGTGTCATTTGTTCCTTGTGATACTGGGGAAAGTACCCATGTATCTCTATTAGCAGAATTTGCATCTCATCTTGGAAATCGAATTATTTGTCTGGATGCATCACCTCAGGAAGAG GTGCTAATTTGTGGAGATCTTCGAGGAAACTTGGTCATGTTTCCTCTCTTAAAGGACCAGTTACTGAACGTATCTGTGGCATCACAAGCAACGATATCTCCAATGAACCATTTCAAAGGAGCCCATGGGATATCAACAGTGTCTAGTATTACAGTTTCTGGATGTAGTCCAAATCACATAGAGATATGCTCG ACCGGAGCTGATGGGTGTATGTGCCATCTGGAGTATGACAGAAATCTACAAATTGTAAAATTTGTAGGGATGAAACAAGTGAAAGAACTGAGCTTGATTGAATCTGTTTCTGTGGATAAAAATCTTGGGAGCAGCGAGTATGCAGCTGGATTTGCATCTACAGATTTCATAATATGGAACTTAGCGACTGAGACTAAG GTTCTGCAAGTCCCATGTGGTGGATGGAGGCGACCGCATTCTTACTACTTTGGTGATGTTCCTGATACGAAGAACTGCTTTGCTTATGTCAAG GATGAGATTATTCATATTCATCGACTTTGGAAATCGGAAAGTGGGGAGAGTATACTCCCTCGGAATCTGCACCTGCAATTCCATGGGAGAGAACTGCATTCCTTGTGCTTCATGCGTCAAAATCCCCAAGTTGAAGCAAACGAGAGATCCAGTTGGCTTGTGACTGGTTGTGAGGATGGAACAGTGAGACTGACTCG GTATGATCCATTTGTAGAGAACTGGTCCTCATCCAAATTACTTGGCGAGCATGTTGGTGGATCGGCTGTTAGATCAATATGCTGCGTGTCGAGGACTCACAGAGTCAACACATTGGCGGGTGGCTACAAAGAGAATCTGACCAAGAATGTAGAAGCTTTCACAGAGGCTGGAGATGATCCAGTTTTGCTTATTTCAGTCGGTGCTAAACGAGTTCTAACTTCTTGGCTGCTGAGAAAATGGAATCCACGTGAAGAGGAATCACTTGTTGATCATCAACAACAGAAGAAGACTGATAATGGCTCAGCTGGATCTTCTTCAATGTCATTCCAATGGCTGTCCACTGATATGCCAGTCAGGAACTCAGTGCCACccaaaaaatcagaaaaaattGATAGATTTGTCAAGGGAAGGAAAAATGGGAGTACTGAAAATGTGGATGCTAAAGTGAAACTGCCTACGGAAGGAAGTCTTGGGGATAAATATGAAGATGACTGGAGATATCTTGCAGTCACCGCTTTTCTTGTAAAATATACTGGTTCTAG gTTAACAGTCTGCTTCACTGCTGTTGCTTGTTCAGATGCCACTCTCACACTCAGAGCTCTTGTCTTGCCCTATTGTTTGTG GTTTGATGTTGCTATGTTGGTCCCTCTGTCCTCGCCAGTCTTATCTCTTCAACACGCCATTGTTCCTGCGGCCTCCCTTCCAGGAC AGAAAACGCCGATGAGGAATTTATACGTTGTCATTAGTGGAGCTACAGATGGAAGTATTGCCTTTTGGGATCTGACTGGAAGCATTGAAGCTTTTATGGATAGGCTCTCTACTCTCCATTTGGAAAATCTGATTGACTGCCAAAAACGCCCTCGAACAGGGCGGGGAAGCCAGGGAGGAAGATGGTGGAGATCTCTGAATTCTCGATTTCCCAAGAAAGCACCCAGAAAAGATTCTGAGACTGCCAAATCTCAAGAAGCAGCTAATGGAAATGTGTTGGATGATGCTTCTTGTCGTTCATCTTTATTTGATGATTCCAGTTGCTGTACATCTGAAGCAAGTAAAGCTGAATCCCCCAAGTTGGAAAAGAAATCAGCAGATAATTCCGTTGTTGAGATCTCTGAAATAAGTCCATTGTACATTCTCAACAGCGTTCATCAATCTGGCGTTAATTGTCTGCATGTGTCGGAGGCAAAACATGGTCAATGTTCTGATGGTGGTTCCATGTACTGTATTGTAAGTGGGGGGGATGACCAAGCACTTCATTGCCTTACATTTGAGGTCTTACCTCAATCTTCAACCCCAGATCCAGAGATTTCAACCGTTAAATATGAATATTCGCATGATTTTCTTCCTCATGGAAAGCATTGTGTGATCAAATTAATCTGTCGGGACAATATTGCCTCGGGCCACAGCTCTGCTGTAAAAG GTGTTTGGACTGATGGCACTTGGGTGCTTTCTACTGGTCTCGATCAGCGCGTTCGATGCTGGATCCTCAGTGAAACTGGTAAAGTAACAGAGCATTCTCATCTGATCATTAGTGTTCCAGAGCCTGAAGCTTTGGATGTGAGAGCTTGTGGTCG GGACAGGTATCAGATAGCAGTAGCTGGGAGAGGGATGCAAATGATTGACTTCTCGGCCGAGATGCAGAAAACAGAATGA